A section of the Deinococcus taeanensis genome encodes:
- a CDS encoding transposase — MKRKQYSENEILDVLAQVEASTAVGDVARLSGVSKATIHRWQARYGGMTKDDAKRVRQLEEENRRLKKLVADLTLDHSILKEVWAGPKVWTIASRDSAQKKGTPSVAGAHPGGGMTAVSAVPFPQRGTAA, encoded by the coding sequence ATGAAGCGCAAGCAGTACAGCGAAAATGAAATCCTTGATGTCTTGGCGCAGGTCGAGGCGAGCACCGCGGTCGGTGACGTCGCTCGGTTGTCTGGAGTTTCTAAGGCCACCATTCACCGCTGGCAGGCACGGTACGGCGGCATGACCAAGGACGACGCGAAGCGCGTCCGGCAGCTGGAAGAAGAGAACCGTCGCCTGAAGAAGCTGGTGGCAGATCTGACGCTCGATCACAGCATCCTGAAGGAGGTGTGGGCTGGCCCCAAAGTTTGGACGATCGCGAGTAGAGACTCGGCTCAAAAGAAGGGTACACCATCGGTCGCCGGTGCTCACCCCGGTGGCGGAATGACGGCCGTCTCTGCGGTGCCCTTTCCGCAGAGGGGGACGGCGGCCTGA
- the trpC gene encoding indole-3-glycerol phosphate synthase TrpC gives MSVPDLTGLPLTLNRVPGVLGRIVHERAADYQGADPALGAARPPRRAFEAALRAPGLTLIAEVKRASPSQGAIAPLDPRDAARAYEAGGAGAISVLTEPRHFDGNAQALLDVVSAVTLPVLRKDFVVHPAMLREAAEWGAAAALLMVSVLHEATAAYLDAAHHLGLDALVEVHDERELDVALAAGARIIGVNNRDLTTLHIDLAVSPRLIRRARDAGFTGVLVAESGYRAPGDLAPVRGLADAVLVGSSLAGSADLTRAARDLMTAP, from the coding sequence ATGTCTGTTCCTGACCTGACTGGCCTGCCGCTGACCCTGAACCGCGTGCCGGGCGTGCTGGGCCGCATCGTGCATGAACGCGCCGCCGACTACCAGGGCGCCGACCCGGCGCTGGGCGCCGCCCGGCCTCCGCGCCGGGCGTTCGAGGCGGCGCTGCGCGCCCCCGGCCTCACCTTGATCGCGGAGGTGAAGCGGGCCAGTCCCAGCCAGGGGGCCATCGCGCCGCTCGACCCCCGGGACGCCGCGCGCGCGTACGAGGCGGGCGGGGCAGGCGCCATCAGTGTCCTGACCGAACCGCGGCACTTCGACGGAAACGCACAGGCGCTGCTGGACGTGGTGAGCGCCGTGACCCTGCCGGTGCTGCGCAAGGATTTCGTGGTGCATCCCGCCATGCTGCGCGAGGCGGCCGAGTGGGGCGCGGCCGCGGCCCTCCTGATGGTCAGTGTGCTGCACGAAGCCACCGCCGCTTACCTGGACGCCGCCCACCACCTGGGCCTGGACGCCCTGGTGGAGGTGCACGATGAGCGGGAACTCGATGTGGCGCTCGCAGCCGGCGCGCGGATCATCGGCGTGAACAACCGCGACCTGACCACGCTGCACATCGACCTGGCCGTCAGCCCGCGCCTGATCCGCCGGGCCCGGGACGCCGGGTTTACCGGCGTGCTTGTCGCCGAGAGCGGCTACCGAGCCCCCGGTGACCTCGCGCCCGTGCGGGGCCTCGCAGACGCGGTGCTGGTGGGCAGCAGTCTTGCGGGCAGCGCCGACCTGACCCGCGCGGCCCGGGACCTCATGACCGCGCCTTGA
- a CDS encoding ankyrin repeat domain-containing protein → MVNLYELALNQEWERLRQEVSTHRYPVEDLTNALVRAVFFQNFDVSAFLLTAGADPNGSYDDTGFPPMSAAVENAWREGVELLLTHGADINVRKYGGWTPLIHAVDVEYDGAVQNDEEPSLDFLQFLLERGADQKLRDDQGHTAADHARLYGWSKGAEFLSSV, encoded by the coding sequence GTGGTCAACCTCTACGAGCTCGCCCTCAACCAGGAGTGGGAGCGCCTTCGACAGGAGGTCTCCACGCATAGATACCCAGTGGAAGACTTGACGAACGCACTTGTTCGAGCGGTTTTCTTCCAGAACTTCGACGTGTCAGCGTTCCTCCTCACAGCAGGTGCAGACCCGAACGGCAGTTACGACGACACTGGATTCCCGCCGATGAGCGCCGCCGTCGAGAACGCCTGGCGAGAGGGCGTGGAACTCCTGCTGACTCATGGTGCGGACATCAATGTGCGCAAATACGGCGGTTGGACACCCCTGATTCATGCCGTGGATGTCGAGTACGACGGCGCTGTGCAAAATGACGAAGAGCCAAGCCTGGACTTCCTCCAGTTCCTGCTTGAACGTGGCGCCGACCAGAAGTTACGCGACGATCAAGGCCACACCGCAGCCGACCACGCACGTCTCTACGGCTGGAGCAAAGGGGCTGAATTTCTCTCGTCAGTCTGA
- the leuS gene encoding leucine--tRNA ligase codes for MTQTDDTQGISITEPRMERYNPHAIEGKWQDTWAKSGLYIFNEDAPGEKFYALTMFPYPSGNLHIGHWYANVAPDARARWMRMRGFNVLFPMGFDAFGLPAENAAIKNNLNPAQWTHSNIAHMTGQFQRMGTMIDWSRQFATCDPEYYRWNQWFFTEFFRRGLAYKKDGLVNWCPKDQTVLANEQVVNGHCERCGTAVEKRNLSQWYLKITEYADELLDFTHTDMPEKVRLMQTNWIGKSVGAEVTFATPAGPETVFTTRPDTLMGATFMVLAPEHGKVRALTTDEQRDVVEAYVAAAARKTDVERQQDSGDKTGVFTGSYATHPISGHQLPIWVADYVLVTYGTGSIMAVPAHDERDFAFARKFDLNIIEVIRPQGHDPMPADATEAYTGEGVIVNSGEFDGLPGGKASIATIVGRLEAQGIAKAKTTYRLRDWLVSRQRYWGTPIPIVYCAEHGAQPVPAGQLPVRLPDSVEFTPTGQSPLKLNTEWTQTTCPVCGGPAERDTDTMDTFVDSSWYMYRFLSPQDDQHPFDPAKAGMLPVDLYTGGIEHAILHLLYSRFWTKVMRDMGLTTQSEPFAWLRNQGMILGEDNEKMSKSRGNVVDPDDLVREYGADTVRTYLMFIAPWELGGPWDPQGINGPAKWLSRVWNLYFEEKTVGPAETVSEADLRYALHSALKKVAGDFDRLSFNTIVAALMELTNTLVKAKRAPAFGTAAWDEALNIFNLMLAPIVPHIAEEIWTERGGTGSVHAQSWPATDEQAATRDTVTMGVQVSGKVRGQVTISKTATNEEALEAAKANPDVARFIEGKIIVKEIYVPGRIINIVVR; via the coding sequence ATGACGCAGACTGACGACACGCAGGGCATCAGCATCACCGAACCGCGCATGGAGCGCTACAACCCCCACGCCATTGAAGGCAAGTGGCAGGACACCTGGGCAAAAAGCGGCCTGTACATCTTCAACGAGGATGCGCCGGGCGAGAAGTTCTACGCACTGACGATGTTCCCGTACCCCAGCGGGAACCTGCACATCGGGCACTGGTACGCGAACGTCGCGCCGGACGCCCGCGCGCGCTGGATGCGCATGCGCGGCTTCAACGTGCTGTTCCCCATGGGCTTCGACGCGTTCGGCCTACCCGCCGAGAACGCCGCCATCAAGAACAACCTGAACCCCGCACAGTGGACGCACAGCAACATCGCGCACATGACCGGGCAGTTCCAGCGGATGGGCACCATGATCGACTGGTCCCGGCAGTTCGCCACGTGCGACCCGGAGTACTACCGCTGGAACCAATGGTTCTTCACTGAGTTCTTCCGGCGCGGCCTGGCCTACAAAAAAGACGGCCTGGTGAACTGGTGCCCGAAAGACCAGACGGTCCTGGCGAACGAACAGGTCGTGAACGGCCACTGCGAACGCTGCGGCACCGCCGTAGAAAAACGCAACCTGAGCCAGTGGTACCTGAAGATCACGGAGTACGCCGACGAACTGCTGGACTTCACGCACACCGACATGCCTGAGAAGGTCCGCCTGATGCAGACGAACTGGATCGGGAAGAGCGTGGGGGCAGAAGTGACCTTCGCCACCCCTGCCGGCCCGGAAACCGTCTTCACCACCCGCCCTGACACCCTGATGGGCGCCACCTTCATGGTGCTGGCCCCCGAGCACGGCAAGGTCAGGGCCCTGACCACCGACGAACAGCGCGACGTGGTCGAGGCGTACGTGGCCGCCGCCGCCCGCAAGACGGACGTGGAACGCCAGCAGGACAGCGGCGACAAGACCGGCGTGTTCACCGGGTCGTACGCCACGCACCCCATCAGCGGACACCAGCTGCCGATCTGGGTGGCGGACTACGTGCTGGTCACGTACGGTACCGGATCCATCATGGCGGTGCCCGCCCACGACGAGCGGGACTTCGCCTTCGCGCGCAAGTTCGATCTGAACATCATCGAAGTCATCCGTCCCCAGGGCCACGACCCCATGCCCGCCGACGCCACGGAAGCGTACACGGGTGAGGGAGTCATCGTAAACAGCGGTGAATTCGACGGCCTGCCCGGCGGAAAGGCCAGCATCGCCACGATCGTCGGGCGCCTGGAAGCCCAGGGCATCGCAAAGGCGAAAACCACGTACCGCCTGCGTGACTGGCTGGTCTCCCGCCAGCGGTACTGGGGCACCCCGATTCCTATCGTGTACTGCGCCGAGCACGGCGCGCAACCCGTCCCGGCCGGCCAGCTGCCGGTGCGCCTGCCCGACAGCGTGGAGTTCACCCCAACCGGCCAGAGTCCCCTGAAGTTGAACACCGAGTGGACGCAGACCACCTGCCCCGTCTGCGGGGGCCCCGCCGAACGGGACACGGACACCATGGACACCTTCGTGGACTCCAGCTGGTACATGTACCGCTTCCTGAGCCCCCAGGACGATCAGCATCCCTTCGACCCGGCGAAGGCAGGCATGCTGCCCGTGGACCTGTACACCGGCGGGATTGAGCACGCCATCCTGCACCTGCTGTACTCACGCTTCTGGACGAAGGTCATGCGCGACATGGGCCTGACCACCCAGAGCGAGCCGTTCGCGTGGCTGCGTAACCAGGGCATGATCCTGGGCGAGGACAACGAAAAGATGAGCAAGTCGCGGGGCAACGTCGTGGACCCTGACGACCTGGTCCGCGAGTACGGCGCCGACACCGTCCGCACGTATCTGATGTTCATCGCCCCGTGGGAACTGGGCGGCCCGTGGGACCCGCAGGGCATCAATGGCCCCGCCAAGTGGCTGAGCCGCGTGTGGAACCTGTACTTCGAGGAGAAAACCGTCGGCCCGGCCGAGACGGTCAGTGAAGCGGACCTGCGCTACGCCCTGCACAGCGCCCTGAAGAAAGTCGCTGGGGACTTTGACCGCCTGAGCTTCAACACCATCGTCGCCGCACTGATGGAACTGACGAACACCCTGGTCAAGGCCAAGCGCGCTCCGGCATTCGGTACGGCCGCCTGGGACGAAGCGCTGAACATCTTCAACCTGATGCTGGCCCCCATTGTTCCGCACATCGCTGAGGAAATCTGGACGGAACGCGGCGGGACCGGCAGCGTCCACGCCCAGTCCTGGCCTGCCACGGACGAACAGGCCGCCACACGAGACACCGTGACCATGGGCGTGCAGGTCAGCGGCAAAGTGCGCGGGCAGGTCACGATCAGCAAAACCGCCACGAACGAGGAGGCTCTGGAGGCCGCAAAAGCCAATCCTGACGTCGCCCGGTTCATCGAGGGCAAGATCATCGTCAAAGAGATCTACGTTCCGGGCCGGATCATCAATATCGTGGTTCGCTGA
- the tnpC gene encoding IS66 family transposase produces the protein MTAPLTEQDLHEIIRRQAEQIEQLQKRIEQLERLQRKYAAPHSRGSRKAHPKTAGRRAGEGVFTYKRPPAREQEDRVIDVPVPNTCTACGYVGELIFTRHDRAWISDLPAQTVQITAYHVPVMACPQCGQAVRGAHADLRPDQRGATAHRCGPRLAATIQALHHEVGLPQRRIARVLRLTTGFQVTQGAITQAAQRLARDGSPLATHVTALERALRAAPYVHHDDTGWRMDATQAWVSTFRSADTVVFRANLQHTNAELRAVIGNDFGGVLVCDRFTVYDSHTLAGVQQQKCLAHVLRNAQTTSEQVQGKRGRGRDYGQRLAEVCRALMALHAHHRRGGCNRDEYRVQGEALTLRLEALLYRRPLKTPGNERLRLGLLKQHRQGRLLRFLVDPDIPPTNNAAERSLRSVVIARKVSQCSKNALGAQTYMRIKSTVETARLRGQDPVDVLISLRR, from the coding sequence ATGACCGCGCCGCTGACGGAACAGGATCTCCACGAGATCATCCGTCGGCAGGCCGAGCAGATCGAACAGCTCCAGAAGCGCATCGAGCAGTTGGAGCGTCTGCAACGCAAGTATGCCGCGCCGCACAGTCGTGGCAGCCGAAAGGCTCACCCGAAGACCGCCGGTCGTCGTGCGGGTGAGGGGGTGTTCACATACAAGCGTCCTCCTGCTCGGGAGCAGGAGGACCGCGTCATCGACGTCCCCGTGCCCAATACGTGCACCGCCTGCGGATATGTCGGTGAGTTGATCTTCACGCGCCATGACCGCGCCTGGATCAGTGATCTGCCCGCTCAGACCGTGCAGATCACCGCGTATCACGTGCCGGTGATGGCCTGCCCGCAGTGCGGGCAGGCCGTGCGTGGCGCGCATGCCGATCTCCGACCGGACCAACGCGGGGCCACGGCCCACCGGTGCGGCCCCCGTCTGGCGGCCACCATCCAGGCGCTGCATCACGAGGTCGGTCTCCCGCAGCGCCGCATCGCCCGGGTGTTGCGTCTGACGACCGGGTTTCAGGTGACTCAGGGCGCCATCACCCAGGCGGCACAGCGTCTGGCGCGTGATGGGAGCCCACTGGCGACGCACGTCACGGCGCTGGAACGGGCGCTGCGGGCAGCACCCTACGTACACCACGACGACACCGGCTGGCGAATGGACGCGACTCAGGCCTGGGTGAGCACCTTCCGGTCGGCAGATACCGTCGTCTTCCGGGCGAACCTCCAGCACACGAATGCGGAGCTGCGCGCGGTGATCGGCAACGACTTCGGGGGCGTGCTGGTGTGTGACCGCTTCACAGTGTATGACAGTCACACGCTGGCAGGTGTCCAGCAACAGAAGTGCCTGGCCCATGTCCTGCGCAATGCACAGACCACCAGCGAGCAGGTTCAGGGGAAACGGGGACGCGGCCGGGACTATGGGCAGCGTCTGGCGGAGGTGTGTCGGGCGTTGATGGCGCTGCATGCCCATCACCGTCGTGGAGGATGCAACCGGGACGAGTACCGAGTGCAGGGTGAGGCACTCACCCTGCGCCTGGAGGCGCTGCTGTATCGGCGCCCACTGAAGACCCCGGGGAACGAACGCCTGCGGCTGGGCCTGCTGAAGCAGCATCGACAGGGACGGTTGCTGAGATTTCTGGTCGACCCGGATATCCCGCCGACGAACAATGCGGCGGAACGGAGCCTGCGGTCGGTGGTGATCGCCCGGAAAGTCTCGCAGTGCAGCAAGAATGCACTGGGCGCGCAGACGTACATGCGCATCAAGTCCACCGTGGAGACCGCGCGGTTGCGTGGTCAGGACCCCGTTGACGTCCTGATCAGCCTGCGTCGCTAA
- the hpt gene encoding hypoxanthine phosphoribosyltransferase, which translates to MSLAPGTGPVQITQEQLQARIHEIAAKIREDYRGLEPHLICVLNGAFMFHADLVRALNLPCTIDFLQASSYGNAKQSSGEVRIIKDLQFPISDRHVVLVEDIVDTGITMNYLLHYLEGRGPKSLKIAALLSKPSRRKVEIPVEYLGFTIPDAFVYGYGLDRAQFDRNLPFITSQE; encoded by the coding sequence ATGAGTCTCGCCCCCGGCACCGGTCCCGTCCAGATCACGCAGGAACAACTGCAGGCCCGCATTCACGAAATTGCCGCGAAGATCCGCGAGGACTACCGGGGACTGGAACCGCACCTCATCTGCGTTCTGAACGGCGCGTTCATGTTTCACGCGGATCTGGTGCGCGCCCTGAACTTGCCCTGCACCATTGATTTCCTGCAGGCCAGCTCGTACGGGAATGCCAAGCAGTCCAGCGGCGAGGTCCGGATCATCAAGGACCTGCAGTTTCCCATCAGTGACCGGCACGTGGTTCTGGTGGAGGACATCGTGGACACCGGCATCACCATGAACTACCTGCTGCACTACCTGGAGGGCCGCGGTCCGAAGAGTCTGAAGATCGCGGCGCTGCTCAGCAAACCCAGCCGCCGCAAGGTGGAGATTCCCGTGGAGTATCTGGGCTTCACCATTCCGGATGCGTTCGTGTACGGGTACGGCCTGGACCGCGCGCAGTTCGACCGGAACCTGCCGTTCATCACCAGTCAGGAGTAA
- a CDS encoding transposase, whose translation MKTRQFTEDQIIKLLQEAKKGEKPIDELCRDFGCSPASFYGWKKKYGDTTVDEAKRLRQLERENARFLRIVGEQRLEIDAMKGVVQKKR comes from the coding sequence ATGAAGACACGCCAGTTCACCGAAGATCAGATCATCAAATTGCTCCAGGAGGCCAAGAAAGGCGAGAAGCCCATTGACGAGCTCTGCCGAGACTTCGGCTGCAGTCCCGCCTCCTTTTACGGCTGGAAGAAGAAATACGGCGACACGACCGTAGACGAAGCCAAACGGCTTCGTCAGCTCGAAAGGGAAAATGCTCGTTTCCTGCGGATCGTCGGCGAACAACGCTTGGAGATTGATGCCATGAAAGGCGTGGTCCAGAAAAAGCGGTAA
- a CDS encoding ArsB/NhaD family transporter translates to MGAARAATLGAVLALSSGVVRLADLPLLWLATWNATLTLVSLIVLSLLLDAAGLFRWSALHVARRGGGSGRRLLSLLIVFSAVVAALFANDGGVLILTPLVLEVAATLKVSRAATLTLALAVGFVIDAASLPLTISNLTNSLTADAFHLGFGPSAGVMVPVNLTVVGACLGVLHLLYGRTLPRRYDLSALPTPASAVRSWGVFRTGWLVTPLLLAGAFLAQDLGLPLSAVVGGCALVVWVVAARSGNVGSRAVLRAAPWNVVAFSLAMYTVVYGLRSAGVTGVYGAWLAGWAAHGTGGAVLASGLSAAALSAGLNNLPALLTAILGIQGSGVGGPARQALALGAVVGADIGPKLNLVGSLATLLWLHVLRSRGIHVGWGEYLRAGLKLTPPVLLVGLLALWARLGLR, encoded by the coding sequence GTGGGCGCCGCCCGCGCGGCCACCCTGGGTGCGGTTCTGGCCCTGTCGAGTGGCGTGGTGCGCCTGGCGGACCTGCCACTGCTGTGGCTTGCGACGTGGAACGCCACGCTGACACTGGTGAGCCTGATCGTGCTGAGCCTGCTGCTGGACGCCGCGGGGCTGTTCCGCTGGTCGGCGCTGCATGTGGCCCGCAGGGGGGGTGGCAGCGGCCGCCGGCTGCTGTCGCTGCTGATCGTGTTCAGCGCGGTGGTGGCCGCCCTGTTTGCAAATGACGGTGGCGTCCTGATCCTCACGCCTCTGGTGCTGGAGGTCGCGGCGACGCTGAAGGTGAGCCGCGCGGCGACGCTCACGCTGGCGCTCGCGGTGGGTTTCGTGATAGACGCCGCGAGCCTGCCCCTGACCATCAGCAACCTGACCAACAGCCTCACTGCGGACGCTTTTCACCTGGGGTTCGGACCCTCCGCGGGCGTGATGGTTCCGGTCAACCTCACTGTGGTCGGCGCGTGCCTGGGGGTTCTGCACCTGCTGTACGGCCGGACCCTGCCGCGCCGTTACGACCTGAGCGCACTGCCCACCCCGGCGTCCGCAGTGCGGTCGTGGGGGGTGTTCCGTACCGGGTGGCTGGTCACGCCGCTGCTGCTGGCTGGCGCGTTCCTGGCGCAGGACCTGGGCCTGCCGCTGAGTGCGGTGGTGGGCGGGTGCGCGCTGGTGGTGTGGGTGGTCGCGGCGCGCAGCGGGAACGTGGGCAGCCGGGCGGTCCTGCGGGCGGCTCCGTGGAACGTGGTGGCGTTCAGTCTGGCCATGTACACCGTCGTGTACGGTCTGCGAAGCGCGGGAGTCACCGGGGTATACGGAGCGTGGCTGGCGGGGTGGGCGGCGCACGGCACGGGCGGCGCCGTCCTCGCGTCGGGCCTGAGTGCCGCGGCGCTGAGCGCAGGCCTGAACAACCTGCCGGCCCTGCTGACCGCCATTCTGGGCATTCAGGGAAGCGGTGTGGGCGGCCCGGCGCGGCAGGCGCTGGCCCTGGGGGCAGTGGTCGGCGCGGATATCGGCCCGAAGCTCAACCTGGTCGGCAGTCTGGCCACGCTGCTGTGGCTGCACGTCCTCCGCAGCCGCGGCATCCATGTGGGTTGGGGGGAGTACCTGCGCGCCGGCCTGAAGCTCACGCCGCCGGTTCTGCTGGTAGGTCTGCTGGCCCTGTGGGCCCGGCTGGGCCTGCGGTAG
- a CDS encoding IS3 family transposase yields the protein MVQDLVTARVRPNRACLLVGLPKSSWHYRPNPRQDSELRQRIRELALLHPRRGCRFIHALLVQEGQHINRKRVRRIWREEALTITPKTSKKIRTGTSIPMNAESPKHVWTYDFIFGQTLSGS from the coding sequence GTGGTCCAAGATCTGGTCACAGCGCGGGTCAGGCCCAACCGGGCCTGCCTGCTGGTGGGCCTCCCGAAATCCTCCTGGCACTATCGTCCGAATCCGCGCCAGGACAGCGAACTTCGGCAACGGATCCGCGAGTTGGCGCTACTCCACCCTCGACGGGGTTGCCGGTTCATTCACGCCCTGCTGGTTCAGGAAGGTCAGCACATCAACCGGAAGAGGGTCCGGCGCATCTGGCGGGAAGAAGCCCTCACCATTACACCGAAGACCAGCAAGAAAATCCGCACGGGGACGTCGATTCCAATGAACGCCGAGTCTCCCAAACACGTCTGGACCTACGACTTTATCTTCGGCCAGACCCTGAGCGGCAGTTGA
- a CDS encoding integrase core domain-containing protein, whose translation MCCLLSYTHPPHRVVGLVPPNCPLSGVTLKILTLTDEFTRQSLAVRVRESFTSTDVKDVLNEVIAERGAPGFIRSDHGPEFIAHDLGIWLAVQEIGTRFIQPGKPWQNGFAESFHSRLREECLNQEVFYSAKHAQVLLDGYRTFYNASRPHSSLKYRTPDECAQLARRQAAVPLCGKGTAETAVIPPPG comes from the coding sequence ATGTGCTGCCTTCTCTCCTACACGCATCCCCCTCACCGTGTGGTAGGTCTGGTTCCACCCAACTGCCCCCTGAGCGGGGTCACCCTAAAAATCCTGACCTTGACCGACGAGTTCACGCGGCAGTCACTGGCAGTGCGGGTCCGCGAGTCCTTCACGTCCACGGACGTGAAGGACGTCCTGAACGAGGTCATCGCTGAACGTGGTGCACCAGGATTCATCCGCAGCGATCACGGTCCCGAGTTCATTGCCCATGACCTGGGGATCTGGCTGGCGGTCCAGGAGATCGGCACACGGTTCATTCAACCAGGGAAACCGTGGCAGAACGGCTTCGCCGAGAGCTTTCACTCTCGGCTGCGCGAGGAGTGTCTCAACCAGGAGGTGTTTTATTCGGCCAAGCACGCCCAGGTCCTCCTGGACGGGTACCGAACGTTCTACAACGCCAGCAGGCCCCATTCCTCCCTGAAGTACCGCACACCCGACGAATGTGCCCAACTGGCCAGGCGTCAGGCCGCCGTCCCCCTCTGCGGAAAGGGCACCGCAGAGACGGCCGTCATTCCGCCACCGGGGTGA
- a CDS encoding endonuclease/exonuclease/phosphatase family protein: MNRIVTRWLPRLLGGLLALVAVLAGLVYALTDHPGPVQAADLTCPATAPALRPGQDVRVLSWNVQYLAGRGYVFFYDTLAGDGPDARPTAASLARTLEEVVGVIREERPDLVLLQEVDRDSRRTDRQDQLALIQARLGGVYPCSATTYYHRAAFVPHPKIMGKVGLSLSALSRYRMSSATRYQLPRICGDPVTVAFNFKRAVLGVTLPVQGGKPLTAFQTHMDAFAQGCDTMGRQVAFVQDLLGRTPAPWVMAGDFNLLGTRGAYDRLRARERAYFNPRTELTPLMERYASFPSRAQIDSGDTRFITHFPNDPAVGKPDRTIDYFFYSPGLKRAQERVRQDEPKISDHYAMLTTLTLP; encoded by the coding sequence ATGAACCGAATCGTGACGCGGTGGCTGCCGCGCCTGCTGGGTGGACTGCTGGCCTTGGTGGCCGTCCTGGCGGGCCTCGTCTACGCCCTGACTGACCACCCCGGGCCTGTACAGGCGGCCGATCTGACCTGCCCGGCCACAGCACCGGCCCTGCGGCCTGGGCAGGACGTGCGGGTGCTGAGCTGGAACGTGCAGTACCTCGCGGGGCGCGGGTATGTGTTTTTCTACGACACGCTGGCCGGGGACGGCCCGGACGCCCGGCCCACCGCCGCAAGTCTCGCGCGGACACTGGAGGAGGTCGTGGGCGTGATCCGCGAGGAGCGTCCGGACCTGGTGCTGCTGCAGGAGGTCGACCGGGACAGCCGCCGCACGGACCGGCAGGATCAACTGGCGCTGATTCAGGCGCGGCTGGGCGGGGTGTACCCGTGCTCGGCCACCACCTACTACCACCGCGCGGCGTTCGTGCCGCACCCGAAGATCATGGGGAAGGTCGGCCTGAGTCTGAGTGCCTTGAGCCGCTACCGCATGTCATCCGCCACGCGTTACCAGCTGCCCCGCATCTGCGGAGATCCGGTCACGGTGGCGTTCAACTTCAAGCGGGCGGTCCTGGGCGTGACGCTGCCGGTACAGGGTGGGAAGCCGCTGACCGCGTTCCAGACGCACATGGACGCGTTCGCGCAGGGGTGCGACACGATGGGGCGGCAGGTGGCGTTCGTGCAGGACCTGCTGGGACGCACGCCGGCCCCGTGGGTCATGGCGGGGGATTTCAATCTGCTCGGGACCCGCGGTGCGTACGACCGTCTGCGGGCCCGGGAGCGGGCGTACTTCAATCCCCGGACGGAGCTGACTCCCCTGATGGAGCGCTACGCGTCGTTTCCCAGCCGGGCGCAGATTGATTCCGGGGACACGCGGTTCATCACCCATTTTCCGAACGACCCGGCGGTCGGGAAGCCTGACCGGACCATCGACTATTTCTTCTACTCGCCCGGCCTGAAGCGCGCGCAGGAACGGGTGCGGCAGGACGAGCCGAAAATCAGTGACCACTACGCCATGCTGACCACGCTCACCCTGCCGTGA